The genomic window CATGGCGACAGCCCCCTCTGAACCTGTGCATTGGTGCCTACGGCGTGTGCACTCCCAGACACAATGAGAAACCCTGGTGGACTCCAGGCTTGTGGCCGCCGTCGCCCAAGTTGCCGTCATGTGCCAACGCGGCGATATGGTGCGCCGCATAATCGGAATTGCCAGGTTCGCCGCTATCGTTGCATGGCGAGCCAGCGTGTGCAGAAGCCGCTGTCGCCAAGGACATAGTGGCCGCCACGGTGATCAATCCCACCGCTAGTCGTCTCCGCATCTCATTCTCCTCTTGACCACACTGTCAAGTTTCGGTATGTCAAGTTTCGGTACCCGTGCGATGTCAAGTTCCGGTACCCGTGCGATGTCAAGTTCCGGTACCCGTGCGATGTCAAGTTCCGGTACCCGTGTTTGACACAGGTTTGATATGGGCCGCTCCGGAGGATCCCAGACGCGGCGAAACCCTTGAGAATGTCAATGTCTCAAGGGTTTCTGTTTGTAGCGGGGGCGGGATTTGAACCCGCGACCTTCGGGTTATGAGCCCGATTCTGGGGGTGCCGCTGACCTGGGGAAACCCGTGAAACGCCTGTCCTGACTGGGTTTTCGCCTCTCAACGTTTCTCACCATTTCCCGCTCCATCCCACCCTCTCGCGCGATGGACGCGCGATGGACCAAAGCCCGAGACCGGCAAGACAGGCGCATGAGACGCTCGCAGCCATCGCAGCCAGCCCTGCGATCCGAAAAGCGTCGGAGTGACACAGGCCCGCCTCGGAGCGTGCCTCCAGAAACGCTCAAGAGCCATATCGGGTCCGGGGGTGGGACTTGAATCCGCGACAAACGGATTGACAGTCCACTCAGACACTTCGCAACAGTTCCCGACATCTCGCGAAAACGCCTGCGTAGCACAGACTTCAGGCAATCGCGCCACTCAACACCTTGCAGCGTCGCGGGCCAACTCTGGACGCATTCGCGACACGCTACGAAATCCCAAGCTATGCCTGAGGTTCCATCGCTCCCTTCTCATGCGGGGAGCTGAGGAAATTCAAGCCTTTGACACCTTGGCTGCCAGTCAAGATCAGAGGGCCTCGCTGACCTGGGAGGACCTAGAAAACGGGGCGCTGGCCAGGGAATTTGTTACGTGTTGACTCCCGTCGTTTCGCGGGGCTTTTCAATCTCTCGCGGACTCCTGGCACTTGACACCTGGCTGTATTCCCGACGAGCAAACCGTAATTCGAGGTCGCGGCAGCGACCGATCACATCGCCTGGTCGTTCAGTGTCCAGGCGCCACTCTAGATTGATTGGCGCCCACACTATGAGTTGAGATACGGGGTGTCTCCCTTGGCTCTCGTAGCCTCCTCCAGAAGCCTTGCTGGCCGGGCCTGTGGATTGTGGCCGCATCGACATCTGACCGACACTGTCTGTTTCAGATGCGGGATTGCCCAATTGCCTCCTCGCCGGAGTCTCTGCAGCTTCTCTATGAAAGGTCCGAATGAGATCCTCCCGGGAGGTTCTGGGAGGCCTCTCGATTCAATGACCTTGCGTCGGATTATTCGCCGCTCTCTCTGTGGATACGGTTCCCAGCGAATGAACGTCCTGAGGTGGCCCGGAATCCCGTGTTGAGGGGTGAGCTGCCCTGTCTCTGCGCACTCGATGCAATAGGTGACATGTAGGACTCCAAGAGAGCAGGGGGCCGGGGTGCTGCAGAAAGCTCCGCCTAGGCCCAGCCTGCAGTCTCACATCGAACAAGGAGGAATTTGTCCATGATCCTCTCGCCGAACTCGACTAGCCAATGCTCGGCTTCGTTGTTGACCCCACCATTCGGATCGTCGTCTCGCATGGTTTGGGATGATAAATTGACATGACTACTTGAACGTCGGGAGCCACCGGTTCGTTGGGTCTCCTCCCCGGGAGAGCCGAGGTTATGTGATGGTTGCAAAGGCTCCCCGTGGAAAGCATCCAGATTGGACGTTCAGCGTCCAGCTTTCCAGCCGCCGTAGGCCGGATTCGTCCGAAACTGAGATCTCCTTGTTCCTAAGCGATGTCTCTCGAGACAACGAAGGAGCTTCCCGACGGTTACACACAATCGCGACCGTCGGTCTCCTGGTGATCGAACTTGTCAGGCTCGTTGTGTCGTAGCCGAAGCCCGATTTTCGATGGTCCTGGAGGAAGCAAAACTCAGAATCACCGCGCTTATTCGACCCGGCTGCGAGCTCGTCATGCAGGGTCCGGTCCCTCATTTCTTCGAAGTTCTCCGTGATCGAATCGGACATCCGGTGGACTGTTAATCCATTGGTTATAGGTTCGAGTCCTACCCGCGGAGCCCCATTCTGGCCGGATCTAAGGTCAGAAACCCCTTATGGGACAAGGGGAAACAGACATCCGAGATGTCTCAGCCCTTCGCGAGAGTTCGCGCTCTTTTGGGTCGGTTCTCATGCTCTGGTGGCCCAGACGTGGCCCAAGGAAAGGGTCGGATGGGGTTTGGAAGTCCGCTCCAGAAGCGCACCAGCAGGCACATTAGGGCTCGCCGGCCTTGCGTCTCACGTCCTTCGTCAAGCGTTACCCGTGGTGATCGACGTGAAGGATCGGCTCACCGCCCAGAAACACAGGCTCAAGCTCTACGCCGAGGGCATCACCGAACTTGCTGATCGCGATGTATTGCGTGATCACATAGACCGCTTCGACGATCTGGGGTTGCGTGAACTCGGCATCCAACCGGTCCCAAAGGCTCTTCGGAATACGGTTGGCGTCAACGCCGATCTGGACCGTCAGATCCAGCAAAGCCCGTTCCTTCTCGGTGAAGAGGTCGCTCTTCTGGTAGGCGTCGCCGTCGAGTTCGGCGATCTTTGCCGCCGAGATACCGAGCCGCTGCGACACCGCCTCGTGCTGCACGACGCAGTACTGGCACTGATTGCGGAGGGTCGCCTTGAGGATCAACAGCTCTTTGGTCTTCCAGTCGAGCTCGCCGTCCTGAAGCATCTCCAGTACCGAGTCGGTAAAGATCCGGCCCAGCTTCGGGGTGTGCCCAAATACCTTGAAGATGTTCAGCAGCATCTCGAACCGGCCCTCGGAATCGTTGTAGAAGTCGTTGGTGAGGTCGTCTGCCTGCTCTCTCTCGACATATGAAACGGACATTTGTTCTCCTTTTTGTCTCTCGACATATGAAACGGACATTTCTTTCTTCCCGGCGAGGCCACGGCGTTACATAGCGCTCATCACCATCGCCACAATGCTTCGAAGCACCTCGTGGTCTGTGCCAGCCTTGACCATCGTCCGCAGACCACTCATGCTCGTCATCAGGTAGTTGGCGAGAAGGGTCGCCTCCTTGTCGCTGCGGACACTGCCGTCCTCTTGTCCGCGCCGTGTCGCCGCTAGGAAGATCGCTCGGTACTTGTCGAAGCCTTGCGACACCTGTGCCGCCACCTGTTCGTCCCGCTGTGCGAACTCGTTGGCGGTGTTGACGACGAGGCAGCCCTTGGGATCGGTCCCCTCGACGACTTCCTCGATCGCCCAGAGCAGCGTGTCCTCGATGAACTCCCGCCCGGTCGCGGCGCCGTCGAGACTCGTGGCCAGATGGAGAGCGGTCGCTTCCTCGTACCGCTCGAGACAGCTGAGGAACAGCTGCCGTTTACTACCGAAGGCTTGGTAGAAGCTGCTGCGCGACAGACCCATCTCTCCCACGAGATCCTGCAGCGACGTCGCCCCATAGCCCTTGCGCCAGAACAGCTCCATGGCGGTGTCGAGCACCTGCTCCGAGCTGTATTCGAGCGGCCGGCCTATGGACATGCATTGGACTATAGCACCGATCGGTACAGAAGTGATAGGGCAACGGTGTCGGCGAACCGAGCCTCACCCTAAGTACACGGCGACAACCCTGGAGAGCGGTGCTTCGAGCGGCGTGAAGCCGAGAAACCACGTTCGTCTGACACAGGTGTGAGCGCGAGGCCGTCGCGCGAACTCAGACGTCACGAAACCGCGGAGAAATGCAGGATTCCGAAGGGTTCCATTCGCCGTGGAGCCAAGACTTGAAGCTGCGACCATCGGCCTATGGCCCAACTGCTATTCGGCTCTGTGACCTGTGGCCCGTGGACACCTCGTGGGTTCAGCGAATCGCAACCATCCGAGCTAACCCAAGTTGGTGGTATTTTGCGTGTCGGCCCAAAATCGTCGGTGCAGCTATCGCGAACATCCAATCCGGCAATCCCCCATCGTTGCCTATCTGTCGAAGGTCTCCGTCCAACGATCGAATGCCTCGTTGGCTCCGACGGAATCAATCGGGTCGAAACGCTACGAACAATCATGCCTCATCGTGTCATCAAACAAGACGTGCTCAGCATGGGCCGAGATCTTCGGTGACGCCGTCGCGGTCGAAGCCATGGTCGACCGCGTTGTTCACCACTCCCACATCCTCACCCTCAAAGGCGATTCCTACCGCCTCAAGAACAAACACAAAGAAATGGGAGCCACCAATGAAACCCGCTAAACCGCGCAGTATTCAACCGTCTTAGACACAGGATTCGTGGCATCGGTAGTGCGGCCTTCCGGAGTCGGCTTTAGGAACGTCTTGGCGAATCTGTGCCGCCCGTTTTGACATGCGGTGCACGGTCACTTACGCTCGCCACGATGTTGTTGCTGATGACGTGTATGTGTTTGTGTATGTGCTCTCGGGTGGACCACCCGAGCGCTGGCATCGCACGCCGTCAGCGCTCCTAACGACGCCACCGCCCTGAGAGATATTCCCTGGCTTTCGAGCCGCGTCGTACGTTCGTATCAACCACGCACCAACAGGAGTAACCCAACATGACCTATGCCAATCCTGACGCGCTGGTCTCCACAGACTGGCTCGTCGATCACCTCGACGACCCGGATGTGCGAATCATCGACGTCGACGAGGACATCACCCTTTATGAAGAGAATCACATTCCGGGAGCGATCGCGTGGAGCTGGTCCGAGGACCTCCATCACGCCGTGCGGCGAGACTACATAGACCAGGAGGGCTTCAGCTCACTGTTGTCCTCGGCCGCTGTCGGCTCGGCAACAACAGTGGTCCTGTACGGAGGAAACAACAACTGGTTCGCTGCCTACGCCTACTGGCTGCTCAAGTATCGAGGCTTTGACAATGTCAAGCTGCTCGATGGTGGCCGCACGAAGTGGGAGTTGCAGAGCCTGCCATCAACAAGCGAAGTACCGTCTCTTGAACCCACCGGATTCGAGATTTCCGGTGCCGAGCGTCCTGAGCTGCGGATCTTCCGCGACGAGGTTCTCGAGTCTGTCGGCTCGGCAACGCTCATCGACGTGCGCTCGCCCGAGGAGTTCAGCGGCGAGAAGCTGGCACCAGATCACCTGCCACAGGAACAGCCATATGTCGGCGGTCACATACCGGGGGCGAGGAACATTCCGTGGAGCAAGGCCGCGAACGAGGACGGGACATTCAAGTCTGCCGAAGAGCTTCAGGAACTGTACGGAGACAGCGCCACAGCTCAGGGAGAGACGACTGTGTACTGCCGGATCGGTGAACGCTCATCACACACCTGGTTCGTCCTCAACGAGCTTCTCGGCCACCCGAACGTCAAGAACTATGACGGATCATGGACCGAATACGGGTCACTGGTCGACGTGCCAGTGGAAGTCGGCCCCTGATCACCCCGCCACTACGAAAGGAGCATTCCAATGAGCGCCACAGATGAACTAGTACGAAACAACGAAACCTATACATCGAGCTTCGACCAAGGAGACCTGCCCATGCCGCCAGGAAGGCACTTGGCAGTCGTCGCCTGCATGGATGCACGCCTCGACGTATACGCGATCCTGGGCCTCGATCTCGGCGAAGCCCACGTGATCCGAAACGCTGGCGGCATCATCAGCGAAGACGCCATCCGGTCGCTGGTGATCTCACAACGGTTGTTGGGCACCGAGGAGATCATCCTCATCCACCACACCGACTGTGGGATGCTCACCTTCCGCGACGATGATGTGAAGGACGCGATTGCTGACGAGCTCGGCGTCAGGCCGTCGTTCGCTCTCGAAGCGTTCCCTGACCCACGACAGGATGTCCGCCAATCGATAGCCCGTCTCCAAGCGAACCCCTTCATCACACACAAGGACCAGATCCGAGGGTTCGTGTTCGAAGTTGAAACAGGGCGCCTGAACGAGGTGACCGAATAGGCGTTGACCTTGTATCTCGGTCTCTATCCGATCCCGCCGATGTCCCTCCTCCTAGGGTGAGACGCATCGGCGGGATCAGCTAGTCATGCGGCGGCGACCGGGGCTCCATCCATGTCGGAATCGTGCTACCGGTGACCGCGCATTGCGCGGTTGTTGGGTTCCGACTCGCAGTTTGAAATGATCCTGCTCCGTACGGGAAAGGTCTCAGTAGTTGGTCCATCCTCCATCGACGGTGAGCACCTGTCCGGAGACGAAGTCGCTCGCTGGGCTGGACAAGTATTGGACGGCGGTGGCAATGTCATGAGGCTGACCTCGATACTTGAGCGCCTGGACCTGCTTCATCCAAGTGAGGGTCGCCTCCGGATTCGAACCGTCTTCACTCTCTCGTTCCACCTGGATAGCGCCCGGAATCACACAATTCCCACGGATTCCATTCTCGCCCTCGCAGCGGGATAGCGAGCGAGTGAACGCGATGAGACCACCCTTTGTGGTGACATAGTGAAGCGCTCGCGAGTCCCCTGTCGTCGCCATCACGGAGCCGATCGTGACGATCTTGCCATAGCCGTTTTCCTCATTCCTTCGATCGCCGCGAGTGAAGCGACAAAGGCTCCCCGAAGGTTCACATCCATCATCCGATCCCAGTCATCGACGGTGATCTCGTCCCAAGGTAGGTGCCCAACCTGGGCTGCATTCAGGATCAACACATCGACCGTACCGAATGCAGCGCTCACTCGATTCGTTGCAGCCTCCATGTCAGGGCCACTGGCAGCATCTGCTATCACCGCCATCACGCGGTCGGACGCGAGCTCCCCAATGAGGGCTGCGGACAGGTGCTCATTGCGCTCCGTGCCGAGATGGGTGATTGCCACCTTGGCGCCAGCTTCGGTGAAACGGCGGACTATCGCTGCGCCGATGCCGCGCGCAGCGCCCGTGACCAGGGCCACACGTCCCGCGAGTGAAAACGGGTCAAATGTCTCTGCATCAGATATCAGATTTACACCTTCGGTCGGGGACGATTCGGATCATCATGCGGATGTCGCTTGGGTCATGAGTTCGGCAAGGTGTATGACTTCAATCCGGGAGCGCTCTCGCTTCAGTTGTGAAGCGAGGTACCTGTAGCAGTCCGGGTTGACCACGAGGATGCCGATGTCCCGCTGCGCTAGTTCTGCGAGTTTGGGTTCTAGGACCAGCCGGGCGTCCGTAGGGCGCAACAAGGCGTACGAGCCGGCCGCACCACAGCAATCCGCCGCAGTATGGAGAAGTCGACGCCAATCTTCCTCGGTGGGTTCACCCTTGCTTCGCCTTGGAGCCGAGATCATCGCAGCCAACACTCTTCGGGTCATCTCATCTTCGGGTTCGCCTTGACTTTGCGCCAGGCGTCTCATCGCCTCCGAAAAGCGAGAAGTTCGACTAAACCTGATGAGAGATCCAGGCGCGGATGCCAGAAGTGATGTTCCCCCGTTTCTCCGGACACGGTGGTGTTCCGGGAAACCGGAGGAAGATCAAAGACTGTTCAGAGACACATCGCCATCAGCCGCCACCGGCCGAGCACCACCATAAAACCTGGCGTTGGAGCGCGGCCACGTGAAACCGAACGCAACGAAGAGCTCGGGACCGAGCGCATCAGCCCAACGTTTCGTCGTGCCACCGATGCCTTGCTGCTGACAACGGGGAACCTAGCCACGCAGCCGCAATCGAAAACACGATGGTGCGGGGTTGCTAGCGCACGATCGCACGACTCGAGACGACGCGTGGCGCCTACGATTGGGTTATGCATGTCAGCGCAGACACTCTTGTTGAAGCTCTCCGCACGCGCGGACTACGAATCACCGCGCCGCGCCGCGCAGTGTGCGAGGTAATAGCCAGCGGACATGACGACCACCTCGATGCTGCAGCCATCGCTGAAACTGCAACCACGCCGTCTGGCCCCATCGACACCGCCACCGTGTATCGGACATTGGAAACCCTGACCGAGGCCGGCATCATCACGCACACGCATCTCCCCCACGGTGCAGCGGTGTACCACCTCGCTGACAGCGCACCACACGCCCATCTCGTGTGCGACACATGCGGCTCGGTGACAAGCCTCGACACCGCAGCAACGCGCCCGATCGAGTCACGCATCGAAAAGACAACTGGGTTCGCCCCCGACCTCGCCCACTTCGCAATCAGCGGCCGATGCGAAAAGTGCCACGACCCGAACGAAACGCCCTAACCGGACTATGTCTGCGAACGTCGGGCACTTGAACGAACGCCAAAAGGCGTCGGCCTACGCGATCCGGTTTGCAATGAGGACCGCATCATCTGCCAGTGAGGTGAGACCGATTCCTCGGTAGCCCCATCCGGCGACGTGTAAGTTCGGGTGCTGGTCGAGGGCGGTGTCGAGTTTCGCCAACCAGGACATGTGACCGAGGTTGTACTGAGGGATTCCTTGATTGCGGATCGTCGCGGTCCAGGTCGGGTGAATCGCCTCGCCAAGCATGCGGCCGACCTCGGTGCACGCCAACTCCACGAGTCCGGCATCATTGAGCTCGAGGATCTCGGGATCGGCAGAGCCACCAACGATGACCTTGATGAGAGCGTGCCCCTCGGGAGCGCGCGCAGGCGCGTAAGACGATTCGAACAAGGCACCGAGTATCCGCACGTCGGCGTTCGGACCCACCAACGCTCCAAAACCATCGGGTAGGGACAGATCTGGAACGCCGAGACCGATCACCGCCACCGGCGCCGCGACGGCTATGCGAAGGACGTCACTCACAGAAGGGGGAACGACCGCTGAAGCCGCCGAAGGCGCTAATGCGACGATTACCGTGTCGGCCCTTATTTCGCCCGGTCCCTCTACTCGCCAGCCCCCGTAAACGGGCGAAAGCCCCGACACCGTCCAGTTCGGTCGGTACGCAGCACCGAGGTAGCTTGCCAGACGATTCGCAAGGTCGGACATTCCGAACCGGGGAACGTGCACCGAGGCGCGGGGCACGCCATCTGGACGTTGTTTCCTGCGTGCCAACCCACCGCGGACCAGGCTACCTGCCTCGTCTTCCAGCGCGACAATCTTACCGAATGCTGCTCGAGCAGACAGTTGATCAGGGTCACCGGCGAAAACGCCATGTGCCATCAGCGTTGCGGCAAGCGCACCGGTCTCGGGCCCTAACCGTCGAACGAAGAACGCCATCAGCGATTCGTCACCCTCGGGCGGTGTCTTGACCCATGGCTCTCGCACCGCTCGGAACTTAGCGCGCCACGACACCAGCCGGGACAGGACGGCACCCGGCCCTGCCTCGTACAGGGTCGAGCGTTCGTAGACGAAACGTTTGTGGCTGATTGCCGGGACCATCTCGGCAGCAGCCGCGTCGAGGATCGGACTCATGGCGGGATGCGGAAGCAGCAACGATCCGGCCGCCGGTTCAAGTAGGTATCCGCCCTCTTTGACGGTGCCGGCGACACCTCCGGGACGGTCATCCGCCTCGAGCACGACGACATCAGCACCTCGGCGTTTTAGCTCTGCACCGACGAGTAAGCCGCCGAATCCTCCACCAACAACAACGACCTGGGTCATACTGTTCTCGAAAACAGTGGTGTCGCCGGGTCTGCTGCCCGATGGGCATCAAACACCATTGCAACGTTGCGGATGAACATGTCCCCAAACCCGACGGCCTTGATCTGTCGGTCATCTACCTGGATCAGATCCGCCAATCGCTTGTCGGTTTTCAGGACGGTGAGCTCCCGGGCGAAATAGTCCGAGAACTCAATCTCAAAATCTTCCTCAACGCGGCGAAATGACACCCGCGAGTTGCACATCAGTTCGGTGATGACATACCGGCGGAGCAAATCGTCGGGCGTCA from Acidobacteriota bacterium includes these protein-coding regions:
- a CDS encoding carboxymuconolactone decarboxylase family protein, whose amino-acid sequence is MSVSYVEREQADDLTNDFYNDSEGRFEMLLNIFKVFGHTPKLGRIFTDSVLEMLQDGELDWKTKELLILKATLRNQCQYCVVQHEAVSQRLGISAAKIAELDGDAYQKSDLFTEKERALLDLTVQIGVDANRIPKSLWDRLDAEFTQPQIVEAVYVITQYIAISKFGDALGVELEPVFLGGEPILHVDHHG
- a CDS encoding TetR/AcrR family transcriptional regulator, which gives rise to MSIGRPLEYSSEQVLDTAMELFWRKGYGATSLQDLVGEMGLSRSSFYQAFGSKRQLFLSCLERYEEATALHLATSLDGAATGREFIEDTLLWAIEEVVEGTDPKGCLVVNTANEFAQRDEQVAAQVSQGFDKYRAIFLAATRRGQEDGSVRSDKEATLLANYLMTSMSGLRTMVKAGTDHEVLRSIVAMVMSAM
- a CDS encoding ATP-binding protein: MSSNKTCSAWAEIFGDAVAVEAMVDRVVHHSHILTLKGDSYRLKNKHKEMGATNETR
- a CDS encoding sulfurtransferase; amino-acid sequence: MTYANPDALVSTDWLVDHLDDPDVRIIDVDEDITLYEENHIPGAIAWSWSEDLHHAVRRDYIDQEGFSSLLSSAAVGSATTVVLYGGNNNWFAAYAYWLLKYRGFDNVKLLDGGRTKWELQSLPSTSEVPSLEPTGFEISGAERPELRIFRDEVLESVGSATLIDVRSPEEFSGEKLAPDHLPQEQPYVGGHIPGARNIPWSKAANEDGTFKSAEELQELYGDSATAQGETTVYCRIGERSSHTWFVLNELLGHPNVKNYDGSWTEYGSLVDVPVEVGP
- a CDS encoding carbonic anhydrase — its product is MSATDELVRNNETYTSSFDQGDLPMPPGRHLAVVACMDARLDVYAILGLDLGEAHVIRNAGGIISEDAIRSLVISQRLLGTEEIILIHHTDCGMLTFRDDDVKDAIADELGVRPSFALEAFPDPRQDVRQSIARLQANPFITHKDQIRGFVFEVETGRLNEVTE
- a CDS encoding SDR family oxidoreductase; the protein is MMATTGDSRALHYVTTKGGLIAFTRSLSRCEGENGIRGNCVIPGAIQVERESEDGSNPEATLTWMKQVQALKYRGQPHDIATAVQYLSSPASDFVSGQVLTVDGGWTNY
- a CDS encoding SDR family oxidoreductase, which encodes MALVTGAARGIGAAIVRRFTEAGAKVAITHLGTERNEHLSAALIGELASDRVMAVIADAASGPDMEAATNRVSAAFGTVDVLILNAAQVGHLPWDEITVDDWDRMMDVNLRGAFVASLAAIEGMRKTAMARSSRSAP
- a CDS encoding (Fe-S)-binding protein; translated protein: MRRLAQSQGEPEDEMTRRVLAAMISAPRRSKGEPTEEDWRRLLHTAADCCGAAGSYALLRPTDARLVLEPKLAELAQRDIGILVVNPDCYRYLASQLKRERSRIEVIHLAELMTQATSA
- a CDS encoding transcriptional repressor codes for the protein MHVSADTLVEALRTRGLRITAPRRAVCEVIASGHDDHLDAAAIAETATTPSGPIDTATVYRTLETLTEAGIITHTHLPHGAAVYHLADSAPHAHLVCDTCGSVTSLDTAATRPIESRIEKTTGFAPDLAHFAISGRCEKCHDPNETP
- a CDS encoding FAD-dependent oxidoreductase, translating into MTQVVVVGGGFGGLLVGAELKRRGADVVVLEADDRPGGVAGTVKEGGYLLEPAAGSLLLPHPAMSPILDAAAAEMVPAISHKRFVYERSTLYEAGPGAVLSRLVSWRAKFRAVREPWVKTPPEGDESLMAFFVRRLGPETGALAATLMAHGVFAGDPDQLSARAAFGKIVALEDEAGSLVRGGLARRKQRPDGVPRASVHVPRFGMSDLANRLASYLGAAYRPNWTVSGLSPVYGGWRVEGPGEIRADTVIVALAPSAASAVVPPSVSDVLRIAVAAPVAVIGLGVPDLSLPDGFGALVGPNADVRILGALFESSYAPARAPEGHALIKVIVGGSADPEILELNDAGLVELACTEVGRMLGEAIHPTWTATIRNQGIPQYNLGHMSWLAKLDTALDQHPNLHVAGWGYRGIGLTSLADDAVLIANRIA